From Cucumis melo cultivar AY chromosome 1, USDA_Cmelo_AY_1.0, whole genome shotgun sequence, a single genomic window includes:
- the LOC103490378 gene encoding polygalacturonase-like, which produces MALHAITSFLLFSTLTVLMLFNNLAAFPTPLTFNVVDFGTKPNNAETDSSKALQLAWMHACSSSKPATIYVPKAKFYVRSATFNGPCKNNHITIRIDGALMAPSDFHLTSNSENWILFHNVNGVTVLGGILDGQGTQLWACKNSANTCPRGTTSLEFTNSQNILVNGLTALNSQLYHIVVNQCRNVKMQGLKVSAAGNSPNTDGIHVGDSSHVTILNTNIRTGDDCISIGPGSSNLWIENIACGPGHGISIGSLAKDFKEKGVQNVTVKSCKFMDTQNGVRIKSWGRQSIGFARNIRFQHLTMTNVQNPIIIDQNYCPHNQGCPGQSSGVAVSDVKYTDIRGTSATPVAIKFDCSPKFPCKGIKLEDVKLSYKNQVAKASCSNAQGLNVGVVQPMGCFKGN; this is translated from the exons ATGGCTCTTCATGCAATTACttcatttcttctcttttcaacACTAACTGTCCTTATGTTGTTCAATAATTTAGCTGCCTTTCCCACTCCCTTAACATTCAACGTTGTGGATTTTGGAACCAAACCCAATAACGCCGAAACCGACTCGTCCAAGGCCTTACAATTGGCATGGATGCACGCTTGTAGCTCTTCTAAACCAGCTACCATTTATGTGCCTAAGGCCAAATTTTACGTTCGTAGTGCAACTTTCAATGGCCCTTGCAAAAATAATCACATTACTATACGTATTGACGGCGCCTTAATGGCTCCTTCAGATtttcatctcacttccaattctGAAAATTGGATCCTTTTTCACAACGTCAATGGAGTTACTGTCCTGGGTGGTATTCTTGATGGTCAAGGAACTCAGCTTTGGGCTTGCAAAAATTCTGCCAATACTTGTCCTCGTGGAACCACG TCACTGGAATTTACCAATTCACAGAACATATTGGTGAATGGATTAACTGCACTGAATAGTCAGCTATATCACATAGTTGTAAATCAATGCCGTAATGTAAAAATGCAAGGGCTAAAGGTCTCCGCCGCTGGCAACAGTCCGAACACCGATGGAATTCATGTAGGAGATTCATCTCATGTCACCATCCTCAACACTAATATCCGCACTGGTGATGACTGCATTTCCATAGGCCCTGGAAGTTCCAACTTATGGATTGAGAATATTGCTTGTGGACCTGGCCATGGAATTAG CATTGGAAGTTTGGCAAAAGACTTCAAAGAGAAGGGGGTTCAGAATGTGACAGTAAAATCATGCAAGTTTATGGATACTCAAAACGGAGTGAGAATAAAAAGTTGGGGAAGACAAAGCATTGGGTTCGCAAGAAATATTCGTTTCCAACATCTCACAATGACTAATGTTCAGAATCCTATAATTATTGATCAAAATTATTGTCCCCATAATCAAGGTTGTCCTGGACAG AGTTCTGGAGTTGCTGTTAGTGACGTGAAATACACAGACATTCGTGGGACATCGGCCACACCGGTGGCCATCAAATTCGATTGTAGCCCAAAATTTCCATGCAAAGGAATAAAGTTGGAGGATGTGAAACTAAGTTACAAGAATCAAGTAGCCAAAGCTTCATGTAGTAATGCTCAAGGATTAAATGTTGGCGTGGTTCAGCCCATGGGTTGCTTTAAGGGAAACTAA